From a region of the Gemmatimonadales bacterium genome:
- a CDS encoding transglycosylase SLT domain-containing protein has product MFLDSLREMTGDSLTRGVAVAPEAVHREAASLFGRPEAAAASATWDIDVGSYTSHERVQYYMGYFSGRARRHFEIYLARLGRYDSMIRTRLAAGGLPQDLIYLAMIESGMNQNARSRVGATGLWQFMPETGRRYGLTVDAWVDERRDPYLATDAAIRFLTELNHRFGSLYLAAAAYNSGPGKIQRGLRRHDFGALNGDDQYFALAEGTFLRRETRDYVPKLIAAALLAKEPVRWGFTGIEPWQPLRYDSVQVHFSVGLDVLARLAGTTRNAIEEMNPQLYRSVTPPDRTVWVRVPIGMTDSMTSRLAVLPASERVTVLIHYVARGETLSRIGRRYGVSVADITTANRGVSARRLRPGQRLIIPTSLGGRRAVTPAVRRSGTATARRTAAAARRPTTVRRSPAAAASGTRATARESTTRRVHIVRQGETLSGVAEQFHVPLEALLRENGLSAAGRIRVGQGIRIPN; this is encoded by the coding sequence GTGTTCCTCGACTCGTTGCGGGAGATGACGGGGGATTCCCTGACGCGTGGGGTCGCGGTCGCGCCGGAGGCCGTGCACCGGGAGGCGGCGAGCCTGTTCGGGCGTCCCGAGGCCGCAGCAGCGTCCGCGACCTGGGACATAGACGTGGGTTCTTACACGTCGCACGAGCGGGTGCAGTATTACATGGGTTACTTCTCGGGCCGGGCGCGCCGCCATTTCGAGATCTATCTCGCACGCCTCGGCCGTTACGACTCGATGATCCGCACCCGCCTGGCCGCGGGTGGGCTACCGCAGGACCTGATCTATCTCGCCATGATCGAGAGCGGGATGAACCAGAATGCGCGGAGCCGGGTCGGCGCGACCGGGCTGTGGCAGTTCATGCCGGAGACGGGGCGGCGGTATGGGCTGACGGTGGACGCCTGGGTGGACGAGCGGCGCGACCCGTATCTGGCTACCGACGCCGCCATCCGTTTCCTCACCGAGCTGAACCACCGGTTCGGCTCGCTCTACCTCGCGGCGGCCGCCTACAACAGCGGACCGGGGAAGATTCAGCGAGGCCTCCGCCGGCACGACTTCGGGGCCTTGAACGGCGACGACCAGTACTTCGCACTCGCCGAGGGCACGTTCCTGCGGCGAGAGACGCGGGACTACGTGCCGAAGCTCATCGCCGCCGCGCTGCTGGCCAAGGAGCCGGTGCGCTGGGGCTTCACGGGCATCGAACCTTGGCAGCCGCTCCGGTACGACTCGGTCCAGGTGCACTTCTCGGTCGGACTAGACGTGCTGGCACGGCTCGCGGGCACGACGCGGAATGCCATCGAAGAGATGAACCCGCAACTGTACCGGTCCGTTACGCCTCCCGACCGCACGGTCTGGGTGCGGGTTCCCATCGGGATGACCGATTCGATGACGTCGCGTCTCGCGGTTCTGCCGGCCAGCGAGCGGGTGACGGTGCTCATCCATTACGTGGCGCGCGGGGAGACGCTATCGCGGATCGGGCGGCGTTACGGCGTGAGCGTGGCGGACATCACTACCGCGAATCGTGGGGTGAGCGCCCGCCGGCTGCGTCCGGGCCAGCGCCTGATCATCCCTACGTCGTTGGGTGGTCGGAGGGCGGTGACCCCAGCAGTCCGGCGCAGCGGGACGGCGACCGCGAGGCGGACCGCCGCCGCCGCACGGCGCCCTACGACGGTTCGCAGGAGCCCCGCGGCGGCAGCCTCGGGCACCCGCGCGACCGCGCGGGAGAGTACGACGCGGAGGGTTCACATCGTCCGGCAGGGAGAAACGCTCTCCGGCGTCGCCGAGCAGTTCCACGTCCCGCTGGAGGCCTTGTTGCGTGAGAACGGATTGTCGGCCGCGGGCAGGATCCGGGTGGGGCAGGGGATCAGGATACCGAACTAG
- the ilvE gene encoding branched-chain-amino-acid transaminase yields MPKIWLDGKYYEKEDAKISVFDHGVLYGDGVFEGIRAYNGRVFRLSQHVDRLYASAKALVLDIPMSKDEMTAMVEDCMRVNGLTDAYIRLVVTRGFGDLGFDPRKCPRATVFCIADRIALWPVEVYDRGLSAITSSIPVNLPSALAPQIKSLNYVSHIMAKIEANNAGADEALMLEPSGEVAEATGQNLFCVTGRRVRTTPGSNGILRGVTRGAVIELAREAGHEVIEERLVRYDLYTADELFLTGTAAEVVGIVKMDGRKIGCGQVGDVTKDLAKRFRELAQRGG; encoded by the coding sequence GTGCCCAAGATCTGGCTGGACGGCAAGTACTACGAGAAAGAAGACGCGAAGATCTCGGTCTTCGACCACGGCGTGCTCTACGGCGACGGCGTCTTCGAGGGGATACGCGCCTACAACGGGCGAGTATTCCGCCTGAGCCAGCACGTCGACCGGCTCTACGCCTCCGCCAAGGCGCTGGTCCTCGACATCCCGATGTCGAAGGACGAGATGACCGCGATGGTCGAAGACTGCATGCGGGTCAACGGCCTCACGGACGCGTACATCCGGCTGGTGGTGACGCGGGGGTTCGGGGACCTGGGATTCGACCCCCGAAAGTGCCCCCGCGCGACGGTATTCTGCATCGCCGACAGGATCGCGCTGTGGCCGGTCGAGGTCTACGATCGCGGACTTTCGGCGATCACGTCGTCGATCCCGGTGAACCTCCCCAGTGCGCTCGCTCCCCAGATCAAGTCGCTCAACTACGTCTCGCACATCATGGCCAAGATCGAGGCGAACAACGCCGGTGCCGACGAGGCTCTGATGCTCGAGCCCTCCGGCGAGGTGGCTGAGGCGACCGGCCAGAACCTCTTCTGCGTGACTGGGCGGCGCGTGCGCACGACGCCGGGCTCCAACGGCATCCTGCGAGGCGTGACGCGCGGCGCCGTCATCGAGCTCGCGCGCGAGGCGGGCCACGAAGTGATCGAGGAGCGGCTCGTGCGATACGACCTGTACACCGCCGATGAGTTGTTCCTCACCGGGACCGCCGCGGAAGTGGTCGGCATCGTCAAGATGGATGGGCGTAAGATCGGGTGCGGGCAGGTGGGTGACGTGACGAAGGACCTCGCCAAGCGATTCCGCGAACTGGCACAGCGGGGCGGCTGA
- the moaC gene encoding cyclic pyranopterin monophosphate synthase MoaC, which yields MKKPKTRQRSSAPARAPGDLSHVDAKGRARMVDVGDKAITERRAVAEGRLGMSKEAFALVKANRMAKGDVLRVAELAGIGGAKRTADLIPLCHPLTLDHISVEARLDAKLPGVRVRAEVRLKGRTGVEMEALTACSVALLTVYDMVKAVDRGMSIGEVRLLLKSGGRSGNWKRG from the coding sequence ATGAAGAAGCCGAAGACGCGCCAGCGCTCCAGCGCGCCGGCGCGCGCGCCAGGCGATCTCTCGCACGTAGACGCGAAGGGGCGCGCTCGCATGGTGGACGTGGGCGACAAGGCCATCACCGAACGCCGAGCCGTCGCCGAAGGCCGCCTAGGCATGAGCAAAGAGGCGTTCGCGTTGGTGAAGGCGAACCGCATGGCCAAGGGGGACGTGCTGCGCGTCGCCGAGCTGGCGGGCATCGGCGGGGCCAAGCGCACCGCGGACCTGATCCCGCTCTGCCATCCGCTCACCCTCGATCACATCTCCGTCGAGGCAAGGCTCGACGCAAAGCTACCGGGCGTGCGGGTGCGCGCTGAGGTGCGCCTGAAGGGGAGAACGGGCGTCGAGATGGAAGCGCTCACGGCTTGCTCCGTGGCGCTTTTGACAGTCTATGACATGGTGAAGGCGGTGGATCGAGGAATGTCGATCGGAGAGGTGAGGCTCCTGCTGAAGTCGGGGGGAAGGTCGGGGAACTGGAAAAGAGGTTGA
- a CDS encoding DUF6526 family protein — translation MAEPKPQTYANLARYVPLFHFVLAGILLANVVIAGRHVYYQGLLRHTVWEIVMALALVLIFLFMRALQDRVSRLEETLRLQSEPR, via the coding sequence ATGGCCGAGCCAAAGCCCCAGACGTACGCGAACCTCGCCCGCTACGTGCCCCTGTTCCACTTCGTGCTGGCGGGCATACTGCTGGCGAACGTCGTCATCGCGGGGCGGCACGTCTACTACCAGGGACTGTTGCGCCACACGGTGTGGGAGATCGTGATGGCGTTGGCGCTGGTGCTCATCTTCCTCTTCATGCGAGCCTTGCAGGACCGCGTCAGCCGCCTGGAGGAGACCCTCCGCCTCCAGAGTGAACCGCGGTAG